In Glycine soja cultivar W05 chromosome 10, ASM419377v2, whole genome shotgun sequence, the genomic stretch ttaatcgtaatataagatgaaaataattaGGGGCCATATTTTGATTCAACCCTACCACAGATAAATAGTTAAAATGGCCATGGAATAATcttacaatattttaatttttatcaattaaataaaaaattgtatttaaaccAGCATATTGTATATAGTGAACTTCATCAATAAAAAGGCCACacgtattttatttatttatttttattatcgtTTTCTATGGATAACTTCATTAGATGATACTATAATTAACATTACTGTagcatattatataatttatatatgtgtcaACAATTAACTTACCTTTTTTAAACCAGCAAGTATGGAAATATCAAGTTCTTCGGTGTTCTCCACCACTTGTCTTATCTCATCTCTCAACTGGTTTTGCCAATCTTCATGCATGGCTAGAAGCAACAAAGTCCATGTGATGGCAAGTGCTGTGGTTTCATGGCCCCCAAAGAAGAAGGTTTTGCATTCATCAACCACTTCTTGCGTTGATAATGTCTTCCCTGACCGGCCATCAACctgattattattttcttgaagCAATAAACCTAACAAATCTTGTTGAGAATTTTTCTTCGGTGAATTCTTCCGAGTTTCTATGATGGACAACAAGAGCTCATTGATTTCTTTCCCAAGTTTCTTGGCCTCTAAGGTTTTCTTGACATTGAAATATTTTCCAAAGGGAACACCTACATAACGATTAGTCTTAAAGAGAGTCATTTGCAAGGCACGTAATTTGTCGAAAACATCTCTTGCATTGTCATCTTTCATGCCAAAACTTGTTCTTGCTATGATCTCTCCAGCGGTTGCTATAATCTCTCTTTCGATGTCGATTTCGGAGTTGCCAATTGAGTTTATTTGGCTAAACCATCTTTCTATCATTTGATTCGTGGAATCAACCATCATGTTTGCCATGTCCTGTAGATAAATGCAACCAACTAATAATCAGAATATATGCTTATGGCCAAAGCATACATCAATATTTTGacatcaagaaaagaaaatagaatattaattaaatttgtatggTGAGCCATGCATTATAATTTCGTGGTAGTTTCCTGTAATAtaattggttatatatatatatatatatatatatatatatatattatgttgtgTTCATGGAGTTAGTAGAAAGTTAAACGTTTAAAGTGATTCGAATTCCTCTTTTTTACCTAACACGTGAAAAACATATTAACTGTATGTAGCAAAAGTGTAAAACAATAGGAAATGGTCCACAAGATATATTTTCCTTTATACAATTACGTGAGCACTCTTCAAATTACGACATGATGCTCCACATGGATAATTCGAAGCCATTCAAAATTTCATGGTTGAGGTTTTAGGTTTATGAGGTACAAATGAAACTTAAGAGAAAAGGGAGTGAGGGATATTATACCTTCAAGTTAATTGGATTGAACGCTGGGGCAACAATGTGCCTGTGACGAACCCAATCGTTACCCTCAACCATAACCAAACCACTCCCAAACAtggggtctctgtcagttctaaaCACACTTGGTTTTCCCCATTTCTTAGCCATTACCACTGTGGACATTTTCTTCAAGAACTCTGGCTCAGCAACGTACAGAAATGGCTCCGTCCCCAACCAGTACACGAAAACCTTACCTACataaatataaagtaaaaaatgcaTCTTTAACATAAACAAGctccatgcatatatatatcttCAGTCCTTCATGAATCATGACCAATTGAGTTATTATGTTGTGTATCATATACATGGATATGTTAAGTTTAGTAGAAACAATTAGTCTCTATGACTAATTAAGGTTAGAATTTTTTACTGATAGAGCTGTTTAAGTTTAATATTTGACGAAAGTGTTTCGAACAGGATCttcgagaaaaaaaaatgcatggatATATGACATAGGAGGCTTACCATGTGATTTCTGCCAGCTAGAGAAGTAGGGGAAAACATAAGAGTGTATATCATGTGTTAGATTTGAGGATACAGCATAAGATTGAATgttattctttcttttcatctctttaaTGTTTCCAAGGGGAAAAGTTGGGATTGGCCCTCCCAAACCACATTTCTTAAGCTTCTTAAGTGTTTGGTTAGGGAAAACCCACCAAGAAAATGTTAATATCAAAAGCAAGAAGA encodes the following:
- the LOC114369461 gene encoding cytokinin hydroxylase-like codes for the protein MEFLGLTGVLVAFLAALCLFLLLILTFSWWVFPNQTLKKLKKCGLGGPIPTFPLGNIKEMKRKNNIQSYAVSSNLTHDIHSYVFPYFSSWQKSHGKVFVYWLGTEPFLYVAEPEFLKKMSTVVMAKKWGKPSVFRTDRDPMFGSGLVMVEGNDWVRHRHIVAPAFNPINLKDMANMMVDSTNQMIERWFSQINSIGNSEIDIEREIIATAGEIIARTSFGMKDDNARDVFDKLRALQMTLFKTNRYVGVPFGKYFNVKKTLEAKKLGKEINELLLSIIETRKNSPKKNSQQDLLGLLLQENNNQVDGRSGKTLSTQEVVDECKTFFFGGHETTALAITWTLLLLAMHEDWQNQLRDEIRQVVENTEELDISILAGLKKMKWVMNEVLRLYPPAPNVQRQAREDIKVDDITVPNGTNLWIDVVAMHHDPEVWGNDANEFRPERFMDDVNGGCSHKMGYLPFGFGGRMCVGRNLTFMEYKIVLTLLLSRFTFKLSPGYNHSPSIMLSLRPSHGLPLIVQPL